Proteins co-encoded in one Arachis hypogaea cultivar Tifrunner chromosome 11, arahy.Tifrunner.gnm2.J5K5, whole genome shotgun sequence genomic window:
- the LOC112723210 gene encoding pathogenesis-related protein 2-like: protein MAVFTFEDEITSTLPPAKLYNAMKDADSLTPKIIDDVKSVEIVEGNGGPGTIKKLTIVEDGETKFILHKVEAIDEANYAYNYSVVGGVALPPTAEKITFETKLVEGPNGGSIGKLSVKFHSKGDAKPEEEDMKKGKAKGEALFKAIEGYVLANPAQY from the exons ATGGCCGTCTTCACATTCGAGGATGAAATCACCTCCACCCTGCCCCCTGCCAAGCTTTACAATGCTATGAAGGATGCTGACTCCCTCACCCCTAAGATTATTGATGACGTCAAGAGTGTTGAAATCGTCGAGGGAAACGGTGGTCCTGGAACCATCAAGAAACTCACCATTGTTGAGG ATGGAGAAACCAAGTTTATCTTGCACAAAGTGGAGGCAATAGATGAGGCTAATTATGCATACAACTACAGCGTGGTTGGAGGAGTGGCGCTGCCTCCCACGGCGGAGAAGATAACATTTGAGACAAAGCTGGTTGAAGGACCCAACGGAGGATCCATTGGGAAGCTGAGTGTGAAGTTCCACTCGAAAGGAGATGCTAAGCCAGAGGAGGAAGACATGAAGAAGGGTAAGGCCAAGGGTGAAGCTCTCTTCAAGGCTATTGAGGGTTACGTCTTGGCCAACCCTGCTCAATATTAG
- the LOC112723209 gene encoding SEC1 family transport protein SLY1, protein MSLNLRQKQTECIARMLNLNQPINASSTTANEEVYKILIYDRFCQNILSPLIHVKDLRKHGVTLYFLIDKDRNPVHDVPAVYFVQPTPNNINRILSDASRSLYHSFHLNFSTSIPRPLLENLASGTLASDSIQRISKVHDQYLEFITLEDNLFSLADKSCFVQLNDPSAGDREIEGIVEKVVNGLFCVLATLAVVPIIRCPRGGPAEMVASALDQRLRDHLLSKNNLFSEAGNFVNSFQRPVLCIFDRNFELAVAIQHDFRYRPLVHDVLGLRLNRLNVQGEKGGMRSYELDSSDPFWAANGSLEFPAVAEEIETQLNKYKKDVDEVNKRTGGTHGAEFDGTDLIGNTKHLMNAVNSLPELTERKQVIDKHTNIATTLLSEIKQRALNNYVKTENAMMRGTLEWKDLLGVLKGPGTQMDKLRFAILYLISSETINQSEVDTVEAALRESEVDTAAFQYVKKIKALNASFASANSASRSNIVDWAEKLYGQSISAVTAGVKNLLSGDKQLALARAVEALIEGRPNPEIDSYLIFDPRAPKSGSGTSSSHLKGPFKEAIVFMIGGGNYVEYCSLQELSQQQQPPKHIIYGATELLTGVDFVEQLTVLGQKMGLGNVASTSSAQ, encoded by the exons ATGTCTCTCAATCTCCGCCAGAAGCAAACCG AATGCATCGCGAGGATGCTGAACCTGAACCAGCCAATAAACGCGTCATCGACGACGGCGAACGAGGAGGTTTACAAGATCCTGATCTACGACAGGTTCTGCCAGAACATCCTCTCTCCATTGATCCACGTCAAGGACCTCCGCAAGCACGGCGTCACCCTCTACTTCCTCATCGACAAAGACCGCAACCCCGTCCACGACGTCCCCGCCGTCTATTTCGTCCAACCAACTCCAAACAACATCAACCGCATCCTCTCCGACGCATCCCGCTCCCTCTACCACTCCTTCCACCTCAATTTCTCAACCTCCATCCCCCGCCCCCTCCTTGAAAACCTCGCATCCGGCACCCTTGCCTCCGACTCCATCCAGCGGATCTCCAAGGTCCACGATCAGTACTTGGAATTCATCACTCTTGAGGACAATTTGTTTTCCTTGGCGGATAAGTCTTGTTTTGTTCAGCTTAATGATCCTTCTGCTGGGGACAGGGAGATTGAGGGGATTGTGGAGAAGGTTGTTAATGGGCTTTTCTGTGTTCTCGCCACTTTGGCTGTTGTGCCAATTATTAGGTGCCCTAGGGGTGGACCAGCTGAGATGGTTGCATCTGCATTGGATCAGAGGCTAAGGGATCATTTGTTGTCCAAGAACAATTTGTTTAGTGAGGCTGGGAATTTTGTTAACTCGTTTCAGAGGCCAGTGTTGTGTATCTTTGATAGGAACTTTGAGTTGGCGGTGGCGATTCAGCATGATTTTAGGTACCGGCCACTGGTTCATGATGTGCTTGGGTTGAGGTTGAATAGATTGAATGTCCAGGGGGAGAAGGGTGGGATGAGGTCTTATGAGTTGGATAGTTCTGACCCCTTTTGGGCTGCAAATGGGTCACTGGAGTTTCCAGCTGTTGCGGAGGAGATTGAGACTCAGCTGAATAAGTATAAGAAGGACGTGGATGAGGTGAACAAGAGGACTGGTGGGACACATGGTGCCGAGTTCGATGGGACAGACTTGATTGGTAACACAAAGCATTTGATGAACGCAGTGAACTCGCTGCCTGAGCTGACAGAGAGGAAGCAGGTTATTGATAAGCATACCAACATTGCCACCACATTGTTGAGTGAGATTAAACAGAGAGCGCTCAATAATTATGTGAAGACAGAGAATGCAATGATGAGAGGGACCCTTGAATGGAAAGACCTTCTTGGCGTGCTTAAGGGACCGGGCACCCAGATGGATAAGCTTCGTTTTGCCATCCTGTATCTTATTTCCTCTGAAACCATTAATCAATCAGAAGTGGACACTGTGGAGGCAGCACTACGAGAGTCAGAGGTTGATACTGCTGCTTTTCAGTATGTGAAAAAGATCAAGGCATTAAACGCTTCCTTTGCATCGGCAAACTCTGCCAGCAGAAGTAACATTGTTGACTGGGCCGAGAAGCTATATGGACAGTCAATTAGTGCAGTCACAGCtggtgttaaaaatctgttaTCTGGTGACAAGCAGCTTGCATTGGCAAGGGCAGTTGAAGCCTTGATTGAAGGAAGGCCAAATCCCGAAATAGATTCATATCTTATATTTGATCCACGTGCTCCAAAGTCTGGTTCAGGAACAAGTAGCAGCCATTTGAAGGGACCCTTTAAGGAAGCAATTGTATTCATGATCGGTGGAGGTAATTATGTTGAATATTGCAGTTTGCAAGAGCTTTCACAACAACAGCAGCCTCCTAAGCACATTATATACGGGGCAACAGAACTCCTGACTGGAGTGGACTTTGTAGAGCAGCTTACAGTGTTGGGACAAAAGATGGGTTTGGGTAACGTTGCTTCTACCTCCTCAGCCCAGTAG